Proteins encoded within one genomic window of Tachysurus vachellii isolate PV-2020 chromosome 16, HZAU_Pvac_v1, whole genome shotgun sequence:
- the ptprr gene encoding receptor-type tyrosine-protein phosphatase R isoform X4 yields the protein MPGPSSLSRLIVLLLAAKIAGGFSGDDESYQSHRYGRLALATPLRRRSGVDSQNPMPPLRYKSHALPLSLTAKRIPSTVPESHFRQAPQDHSELSLLAKTDDDAHMENTPISARHIVTMALQVDVRQLNVSLLRTFREGVAAALDISPRRVHIKHLNEQKNGIELYVSSDRAGASEPVSSEEVIRSLNLNTLHSSLGPFGITEVSSEKNVLQGQHERDNVWSNESFYVVVIFLTTFIIVVTCLMVLYRLKEKAEYSNGQLKGLGVPVSATQPPLTLTSSMVQAGPIPKPACTTATSTRPSFNTNTTQINHSSSHTHNSACSAESQCPPCPPCPTVAEFKPCLSSSPSPFKMKPAAGLQERRGSNVSLVLDMSALGSVEPLNCRVNTPRQRVAQEYLQSASRVLTRQQLRDATLNTHSLHAEFAEIPMNFVDPKDLDIPSLGTKNRYKTILPNPHSSVLLKNKNSCDPLSSYINANYIRGYLRHEKSYIATQGPMINTVNDFWQMAWQEDSPIIVMITKLKEKNEKCVLYWPEKRGIYGKVEVLVNSVRECEHYTVRTLTLKQGGQSRKVQHYWYTSWPDHKTPDSAGPLLQLMTDVEESREASESHGPVIVHCSSWTQLDVLSSHSDLTRMQFTSSPR from the exons ATGCCTGGACcaagctctctctctcgactCATTGTTTTGTTGCTTGCAGCAAAAATCGCAG GAGGCTTCTCAGGGGATGATGAGAGTTACCAATCGCATCGGTATGGTCGTTTGGCGCTGGCCACTCCATTGCGTCGGCGCTCTGGCGTGGACTCCCAAAACCCGATGCCACCACTAAGATATAAGAGCCATGCACTGCCCCTGTCTCTCACAGCCAAGCGAATACCTTCCACCGTACCAGAGTCACATTTCCGGCAGGCACCACAGGATCACTCAGAACTGAGCCTCCTTGCCAAGACGGACGATGACGCGCACATGGAAAACACACCCATATCAGCTCGTCATATTGTCACCATG gctttGCAGGTGGATGTACGGCAGTTAAACGTAAGCCTCCTGCGGACGTTCCGTGAAGGCGTGGCTGCAGCCCTGGACATTTCCCCTCGACGTGTACACATCAAGCATCTGAAT gAGCAGAAAAATGGCATCGAGTTGTACGTGTCTTCTGACAGAGCCGGAGCGTCGGAGCCGGTTTCCTCAGAGGAAGTGATCCGCTCGCTCAACCTTAACACCCTGCACAGCAGCCTCGGCCCTTTCGGTATCACCGAGGTCTCCTCTGAG AAGAATGTACTTCAAGGCCAGCATGAGAGGGACAACGTGTGGAGCAATGAAAGCTTCTATGTGGTGGTTATCTTCCTCACAACCTTCATCATCGTTGTCACCTGTTTAATG GTGCTTTACCGACTCAAGGAGAAGGCTGAGTACTCAAACGGGCAGCTGAAGGGGCTGGGTGTGCCCGTGTCTGCCACCCAGCCACCCCTGACCCTCACCAGCAGCATGGTGCAGGCTGGCCCCATCCCCAAACCAGCCTGCACCACTGCTACCAGCACAAGACCctcctttaacaccaacaccaccCAGATCAACCACAGctcatcccacacacacaacagtgccTGCAGCGCTGAGTCTCAGTGCCCCCCCTGCCCTCCATGCCCCACTGTGGCCGAGTTTAAACCCTGTCTGTCCTCCAGTCCTTCGCCCTTCAAGATGAAGCCCGCTGCCGGCCTGCAAGAGAG ACGAGGCTCTAACGTGTCATTGGTGTTGGATATGAGCGCGCTCGGCTCTGTGGAGCCTCTGAATTGCAGAGTGAACACTCCTCGCCAGCGCGTGGCTCAGGAGTACCTGCAGTCAGCCAGCCGAGTCCTCACACGGCAGCAGCTCAGAGACGCGACGCTCAACACACATTCCCTGCACGCCGAGTTCGCT GAAATTCCAATGAACTTCGTAGATCCAAAGGATCTAGACATTCCCAGTCTCGGAACCAAAAACAGATACAAGACCATTTTGCCAA ATCCACACTCCAGTGTCCTCCTGAAAAACAAGAACAGCTGTGATCCTCTCAGCAGTTACATAAACGCCAACTACATACGA GGTTACCTCAGACATGAGAAATCCTACATCGCCACACAAGGACCTATGATCAACACTGTAAACGACTTCTGGCAGATGGCCTGGCAGGAGGACTCGCCCATCATCGTCATGATCACCAAGCTGAAGGAGAAGAACGAG AAATGTGTTTTGTACTGGCCTGAAAAACGAGGGATTTACGGCAAGGTGGAGGTCCTCGTCAACAGTGTCCGGGAATGTGAGCATTACACCGTCCGCACGCTCACACTCAAA CAAGGTGGCCAAAGTCGTAAAGTCCAGCATTACTGGTACACATCATGGCCGGATCATAAAACCCCTGACAGCGCAGGGCCTCTGCTGCAGCTCATGACTGATGTAGAGGAAAGCAGAGAGGCTTCTGAGTCTCACGGCCCTGTCATCGTTCACTGCAG TTCCTGGACACAGTTGGATGTTTTGTCGAGCCATTCCGATCTCACGAGAATGCAGTTTACGAGCTCTCCTCGATAA